From a region of the Candidatus Zixiibacteriota bacterium genome:
- a CDS encoding PorV/PorQ family protein: MKKIITVLLIVFIAGAASAGESKVGTSGAQFLKIGVGSRYNGMGEASSAVANDIYATYWNPAGLAQVENWSVGFTNVNWFLDIDLNYFGFARYFEDIGTFGVSATVLSMDEQEITTFEEENGTGQTYTAASYAVGLSYARQLTAKFAFGATFKYVGERIDNENASTFAFDFGTMMHTGWRSLRFGMCISNMGPEMKFSGSDLDVSYDELLGTGANETIGASVKTTEYELPMTFRFGVAYDVNTGAKSMLTLSGELKHPNDFNQQGSVGAEWAWDETFFVRSGYKMGYDEETLSFGAGLSTNISNDTELLIDYSWQDFGRLDNTHRFSVGFSF, translated from the coding sequence ATGAAAAAGATTATTACAGTCTTGTTGATCGTTTTCATAGCTGGCGCCGCCTCTGCCGGTGAATCGAAAGTAGGTACCAGCGGTGCTCAGTTCCTGAAGATCGGGGTTGGGTCGCGATACAACGGTATGGGTGAGGCCTCTTCGGCCGTAGCCAACGATATCTATGCGACCTACTGGAATCCGGCGGGACTGGCTCAGGTTGAAAACTGGTCGGTCGGTTTTACCAACGTTAACTGGTTCCTCGATATTGACCTGAACTATTTCGGTTTCGCTCGATATTTTGAGGATATCGGTACGTTCGGGGTCTCGGCAACCGTTCTGTCAATGGACGAGCAGGAGATCACTACCTTCGAGGAGGAGAACGGCACTGGTCAAACCTATACGGCTGCGTCTTACGCGGTAGGTCTTTCGTATGCTCGTCAGTTGACCGCTAAGTTCGCCTTCGGAGCGACGTTTAAGTACGTCGGCGAGCGGATCGACAACGAAAACGCTTCGACCTTTGCCTTCGATTTTGGCACCATGATGCACACCGGCTGGCGCTCGCTGCGTTTCGGTATGTGTATCTCGAACATGGGGCCTGAAATGAAATTCTCCGGTTCGGATCTTGACGTAAGTTACGATGAACTGCTGGGTACGGGAGCCAATGAGACGATCGGCGCCTCGGTCAAGACGACCGAATACGAACTGCCGATGACCTTCCGCTTCGGCGTCGCCTATGACGTCAACACCGGGGCGAAGAGCATGCTCACACTGAGTGGAGAACTCAAGCACCCCAATGACTTTAACCAGCAGGGTTCGGTCGGAGCCGAGTGGGCCTGGGATGAGACTTTCTTTGTCCGGTCCGGTTACAAAATGGGTTACGATGAAGAGACCTTGTCGTTCGGAGCCGGATTATCGACCAACATTTCGAACGATACGGAGTTGTTGATCGATTACTCCTGGCAGGATTTCGGACGTCTGGATAACACCCATCGGTTTTCGGTTGGATTCTCGTTCTGA